From Bacillota bacterium, the proteins below share one genomic window:
- a CDS encoding DMT family transporter, with product LSAAVASFEGWRGEGFDPLVAGTLLLTGPLVSGVFLVLQVWGQRHTSATHAAVIFSLEPVFAGLAGWMFAGEVFRARAMLGGALILAGMLVAEVPRLRVEPKASVRRRIWGTHVP from the coding sequence CGCTCAGCGCGGCCGTCGCGTCGTTTGAAGGGTGGCGGGGCGAAGGTTTCGACCCCTTGGTGGCGGGCACGTTGCTGCTGACAGGCCCGCTAGTCAGCGGGGTGTTCCTGGTGCTGCAGGTCTGGGGCCAGCGGCACACCTCGGCCACGCACGCGGCCGTCATCTTCTCGCTGGAGCCCGTGTTTGCGGGGCTGGCCGGGTGGATGTTCGCCGGGGAGGTGTTCAGGGCACGCGCGATGCTCGGCGGCGCTCTCATCCTGGCCGGGATGCTGGTCGCCGAGGTGCCCCGGCTTCGGGTGGAGCCGAAAGCTTCCGTGCGTAGAAGGATCTGGGGCACCCACGTGCCGTAA